From the genome of Pseudomonas bubulae:
AGGGGTCGGAGAAATTATATGATTCAGACTCAATCCATGCTCGATGTGGCCGATAACAGCGGCGCACGCCGCGTTATGTGCATCAAGGTGCTGGGTGGCTCCCATCGTCGTTACGCTGGTATCGGTGACATCATCAAAGTTACCGTGAAGGAAGCAATTCCTCGCGGTAAAGTGAAAAAAGGCCAAGTGATGACTGCTGTTGTAGTCCGCACTCGTCACGGCGTACGTCGTGCTGATGGCTCCATTATCCGCTTTGATGGCAACGCTGCTGTTCTTCTGAACAACAAGCAAGAGCCGATCGGCACCCGTATCTTTGGGCCAGTGACCCGTGAACTTCGTACTGAGAAGTTCATGAAGATCGTCTCGCTCGCCCCAGAAGTGCTGTAAGGAGATCCGACATGCAAAAGATTCGTCGTGACGACGAGATCATCGTGATCGCCGGCAAAGACAAAGGTAAGCGCGGTAAGGTGCTTAAGGTTCTCGCTAACAACCGTTTGGTTATTGGCGGTCTGAACCTGGTTAAGCGTCATACCAAGCCTAACCCGATGTCGGGCGTACAAGGCGGTATCGTCGAGAAAGAAGCTCCACTGGACGCTTCTAACGTGGCCATCTTCAACAGCGAAACCAGCAAAGCAGATCGCGTTGGTTTCAAAGTAGAAGAAGGCAAAAAAATTCGTGTCTTCAAGTCGACCCAAAAAGCGGTTGATGCTTGAACACTGCTAGGTAGATGAGACCATGGCACGACTAAAAGAGATTTACCGGAAGGAAATCGCTCCGAAACTTAAGGAAGAACTTAAGCTTTCGAACGTGATGGAAGTTCCGC
Proteins encoded in this window:
- the rplN gene encoding 50S ribosomal protein L14, with the protein product MIQTQSMLDVADNSGARRVMCIKVLGGSHRRYAGIGDIIKVTVKEAIPRGKVKKGQVMTAVVVRTRHGVRRADGSIIRFDGNAAVLLNNKQEPIGTRIFGPVTRELRTEKFMKIVSLAPEVL
- the rplX gene encoding 50S ribosomal protein L24, whose translation is MQKIRRDDEIIVIAGKDKGKRGKVLKVLANNRLVIGGLNLVKRHTKPNPMSGVQGGIVEKEAPLDASNVAIFNSETSKADRVGFKVEEGKKIRVFKSTQKAVDA